GTGGGGCATTTCTGGTAAGTATTGGGGTTCTTTTTTTTCTGTCGGGCACCATCGGGCTCCTTCGTTTACCGGATATCTATACCCGTCTGCATGCCTTGACCAAAGCCGATAATGTCGGACTTGGTTTTGTGGTACTAGGTTTGGCTATTCA
The sequence above is a segment of the Desulfobulbaceae bacterium genome. Coding sequences within it:
- a CDS encoding monovalent cation/H(+) antiporter subunit G; this encodes MIEICGAFLVSIGVLFFLSGTIGLLRLPDIYTRLHALTKADNVGLGFVVLGLAIQATSWSEVIRLVLIWFLVLLASAISCHLVADAALRRNIKPWRKR